The Rhinatrema bivittatum chromosome 4, aRhiBiv1.1, whole genome shotgun sequence genome window below encodes:
- the LOC115090825 gene encoding urotensin-2 receptor-like: MEPNLSASANFSSSEAQGNSNSLEELIITSAFGTILSFMYVAGVTGNVYTLVVMCHSMRYAASMYISIINLAMADLLYLSTIPFIVYTYFVKDWYFGDIGCRILLSLDLLTMHASIFTLTVMCTERYMAVTKPLDTVKRSKSYRKAMAGAVWSISLLLTLPMMIMVNLTEGKGKEAKRMCAPTWNTDAYKIYLTVLFSTSIMAPGMVIGYLYTRLARTYLESQRNPINKKENKRSPKQKVLIMIFSIVLVFWACFLPFWIWQLVRLYDTSIRMSSKTQKCINYLVTCLTYSNSCINPFLYTLLTKNYREYLKNRHRNFYRFTSSFRKRNSNLQCSSWGKSMSSSNQYDYVSESIVMTSLKESK, from the coding sequence atggagcccaatctcTCAGCTTCTGCTAACTTCTCCAGCTCCGAGGCTCAGGGCAACTCCAACAGCCTGGAAGAGCTGATCATCACGTCTGCCTTTGGCACCATCCTGTCCTTCATGTACGTGGCCGGGGTGACCGGCAACGTGTACACCCTGGTGGTGATGTGCCACTCCATGAGGTATGCTGCCTCCATGTACATCTCCATCATCAACCTGGCCATGGCTGACTTGCTTTACCTCTCCACCATCCCCTTCATAGTCTACACCTATTTTGTAAAGGACTGGTACTTTGGGGACATTGGGTGCAGGATCCTGCTGAGCCTGGACCTCCTCACCATGCATGCTAGTATATTTACCCTGACAGTCATGTGCACCGAGCGTTACATGGCCGTGACCAAACCACTAGACACCGTCAAAAGATCCAAGAGCTACAGGAAAGCCATGGCAGGGGCGGTGTGGTCCATCTCCTTGCTGTTAACTCTGCCTATGATGATCATGGTTAACTTAACAGAGGGCAAAGGGAAAGAGGCGAAAAGGATGTGCGCGCCCACGTGGAACACAGACGCCTACAAGATATACCTCACCGTCCTCTTCAGCACGAGCATCATGGCACCCGGGATGGTCATAGGCTATCTCTACACGAGGCTGGCAAGAACTTACTTGGAGTCCCAAAGGAACCCgattaacaaaaaagaaaacaagaggtCCCCAAAGCAGAAGGTCTTGATCATGATCTTCAGCATCGTGCTGGTGTTCTGGGCATGCTTCTTGCCCTTCTGGATCTGGCAGCTGGTCAGACTCTACGACACATCCATCCGGATGTCATCCAAAACGCAAAAGTGCATTAATTACCTGGTGACCTGCCTGACCTACAGCAACAGCTGCATCAACCCTTTCTTGTACACCCTGCTCACCAAGAACTACAGGGAGTACCTGAAAAACAGGCATCGGAATTTTTACCGGTTCACCTCTTCGTTTCGGAAAAGGAACTCGAATCTGCagtgctcctcctgggggaagtCCATGTCCTCCAGTAATCAGTATGACTATGTGTCCGAGTCCATTGTCATGACCAGCTTGAAAGAGAGCAAATGA